A genomic segment from Diospyros lotus cultivar Yz01 chromosome 5, ASM1463336v1, whole genome shotgun sequence encodes:
- the LOC127802075 gene encoding uncharacterized protein LOC127802075, whose protein sequence is MAANQVVAGRSEMGYPCYHPHTDMEKRQLFLRSYQFSRKKTVAERIRGSFFRVKRVIWVRFRSAVKIRKLFWFRLRHGYYGFFSSSRKRRFLRLHTQNHHPSGSCSSCFWWHKQP, encoded by the coding sequence ATGGCTGCGAATCAAGTAGTGGCCGGGAGGAGCGAGATGGGTTATCCCTGCTACCATCCACACACGGACATGGAGAAGAGGCAACTGTTCCTGAGAAGCTACCAGTTCTCCAGGAAGAAGACGGTTGCAGAGAGGATCCGAGGCTCTTTCTTCCGGGTCAAGCGGGTCATCTGGGTCAGGTTCCGTTCCGCCGTCAAGATCCGCAAGTTGTTCTGGTTCAGGCTCAGACATGGCTACTATggcttcttctcctcttccagAAAAAGAAGGTTCCTTCGCCTCCATACTCAAAACCATCACCCCTCCGGATCTTGCTCTTCTTGCTTCTGGTGGCACAAGCAACCATAA